A region of Candidatus Binatia bacterium DNA encodes the following proteins:
- a CDS encoding lanthionine synthetase LanC family protein encodes MLVIARGKLTLRAHLSEVRPDPPDDVGGLSVQVRLPKELEKASPGYFSALGDAGWTDESLPLVRVYWNITATGAFSLMRLLTRQFNEAGTPFRFKTLDHPSAYTRSDAAVLYLGKRGFQESSAVLRNIHSQLYAYLRPGVPAFTMPLAPGLGFAESPEGGSSFGLSRCLLVAEGLQRGREIRARGAGARLRLVEERFLEAGVDPSRPYLNPGSTDTYLPLASAGRGAPPRHHAGARHTAAELLSAANQIGRRLADGAIETAQGITWVGPRPKADQSAREPGFRFGSLGPSLYSGTSGIALFLAELSRCSGSRSTRDLALRAFDHALAAAESQLGSPPCPAGAFDGWCGVALAGAWGGRILGETRLVSSSSHLVGRGLAASPVASSFDLISGMAGQLLSLLILSNLLQSRSLVQRAIDMGDALLGTAVMEQEAISWREQEAISWRSEGSTYSRNLTGFSHGTAGAATSLLELFRVTGADRFRKAAELAFAYEQRYFSSQQGNWPDFRDSAGWGRSRAKGKAFPSHWCHGAPGIALSRMRAREILGDDRYLAQAGLALETTLREARRRVSQGTGDIFLCHGLAGDAEVLLCASRNASEGLFHDKKMTRLLCGEIIRRLGLLDEAPSGTMETHPLGLMSGIAGAGYLFLRLRDDSVPSILMLRPDDFSNAHLIRRVNPSASQTSSC; translated from the coding sequence ATGCTGGTGATCGCCCGGGGCAAATTGACTTTGAGGGCTCACCTCTCGGAGGTCAGGCCCGATCCGCCCGACGATGTCGGAGGGTTGTCCGTACAGGTACGACTTCCGAAAGAGTTGGAGAAGGCCTCTCCCGGGTATTTCTCGGCACTCGGCGACGCAGGTTGGACCGACGAATCCCTTCCTCTCGTACGCGTGTACTGGAATATCACCGCGACGGGAGCGTTCTCGTTGATGAGGTTACTCACGCGCCAATTCAACGAGGCGGGGACTCCTTTCCGATTCAAGACACTGGATCACCCGTCAGCATACACGCGCTCCGATGCTGCCGTACTGTATCTTGGCAAGCGGGGCTTCCAAGAGTCCTCGGCCGTTCTGCGGAACATCCATTCCCAGCTCTACGCGTACTTGAGACCGGGAGTCCCTGCCTTCACGATGCCGTTGGCGCCCGGACTCGGGTTCGCTGAATCCCCGGAAGGCGGAAGCAGCTTCGGACTAAGCCGATGCCTTCTGGTCGCCGAGGGGCTGCAACGCGGGCGAGAAATTCGGGCCAGAGGCGCCGGTGCTCGTCTACGCCTCGTTGAGGAGCGGTTCCTCGAAGCGGGAGTCGATCCAAGTCGACCCTATTTGAACCCCGGGTCGACCGACACTTACCTACCACTGGCGTCAGCAGGTCGAGGGGCGCCACCCAGGCATCATGCGGGTGCCCGCCATACCGCCGCAGAGCTGCTCTCGGCCGCCAACCAGATCGGCCGGCGGCTTGCGGACGGTGCGATCGAAACCGCCCAAGGGATCACCTGGGTGGGACCCCGGCCCAAAGCAGATCAAAGCGCTCGCGAGCCGGGGTTTCGATTCGGCAGCCTCGGTCCGAGCCTGTATTCGGGAACCAGCGGGATCGCGCTGTTCTTGGCGGAGCTGAGCCGTTGCTCGGGTTCCCGGTCGACCCGGGATCTGGCCCTCCGCGCATTCGACCATGCTCTTGCCGCTGCCGAGTCCCAACTGGGATCGCCGCCATGCCCCGCCGGAGCCTTCGATGGGTGGTGCGGCGTCGCCTTGGCGGGAGCGTGGGGGGGACGGATTCTAGGTGAGACGCGGCTGGTCTCCAGCTCGAGCCATCTCGTCGGCCGGGGGCTTGCCGCGAGCCCTGTTGCCTCCAGCTTCGACCTGATCTCTGGAATGGCCGGCCAACTGCTTTCGTTGCTGATTTTATCGAACCTTCTCCAAAGCAGGAGCCTTGTGCAGCGTGCGATCGACATGGGCGACGCCCTCCTCGGGACCGCCGTGATGGAGCAGGAAGCAATCTCATGGAGGGAGCAGGAAGCGATCTCATGGAGGAGCGAAGGGTCTACGTACAGCAGGAACCTGACCGGTTTCTCCCATGGGACTGCCGGGGCCGCAACCTCCCTCCTGGAGCTCTTTCGGGTAACCGGTGCGGACCGCTTCCGGAAAGCGGCGGAGCTCGCGTTTGCGTACGAGCAGAGGTATTTCAGCAGTCAGCAAGGAAACTGGCCCGACTTTCGTGATTCGGCCGGATGGGGCCGTAGCCGCGCGAAAGGGAAGGCCTTTCCTTCCCACTGGTGCCATGGAGCGCCAGGGATTGCCCTATCCCGCATGCGTGCCCGCGAGATCCTCGGCGATGACCGCTACCTGGCTCAAGCCGGCCTTGCGCTCGAGACGACCCTACGCGAGGCGAGGCGGAGGGTGTCTCAAGGGACGGGAGATATCTTCCTTTGCCACGGACTCGCGGGCGACGCTGAAGTGCTCCTGTGCGCCTCGCGCAACGCCTCCGAGGGCCTATTTCACGACAAAAAGATGACTCGGCTTCTCTGTGGTGAAATCATTCGCCGGCTCGGGCTGCTCGATGAGGCGCCCTCAGGTACGATGGAGACCCACCCTTTGGGACTGATGAGCGGGATCGCGGGTGCCGGGTACCTGTTCCTGCGCCTCCGTGACGACAGCGTCCCCTCGATCCTGATGCTACGCCCGGATGACTTCTCGAATGCTCACTTGATTCGACGTGTGAATCCCTCGGCAAGCCAGACATCCTCCTGCTGA